In Rhodopirellula sp. P2, the DNA window TGGCCTGCGTACTGGGGGAAGTTGGTCGATGGAAAGGTGACGCCGCTTCCGCCAGAGGAGGTTTACACCAACACGCGTCGGGCGCTTCGAGTTCGCAAGGACTTCATCGCGGAGTTGTCCGAGGAAGGCCGCGAAGTCTTTGACGAGAAAGTAGCGGAGGCATTGGCGGCGATCGAGAAAACGATGGACGTCGAGCAAGCGGTGTACGTGTCGACCGGATTGGTTTTCGCTCGCGGCGACGAGGAGGGTTCGCTCACCGAGGTCACGGTGGAAAACTCAGACGCGGTGGAGATGGTTCAGTGGCCGATGGCTCACAACGTTCGACCGGCGGGTTGGGCATTGGGCGCGACCGGTTGCCTGGAGTGTCACTCGGACGATGGGTTGGTGTTCACATCCGCGGTGACACCCAAGGGGCCTGCTCCGGTGACGGCGGAGCCGATTCGCATGGCCAGCATTCAGGGATTGGATGAGGCGACGCGGTTGGAATGGAATCAATTGTTTGGCGGGCGATCGATGTTCAAGGTTCTGACGGCGGCTTCGCTGATCGTGTTGGTGCTGGCGATCTTGGGGAGCTGGATTCCGGTGATTCGCTCACGCACGGAATAGGTGCTGGGAGCGGGTGGTGGTTGTTGTTTTGATTTGATTTGATTTGAAATTTGCTTGGTCGAAATCCGGAGTCGTTTGCTTTGTTGTCTCTCATTCGAAACGTGTCGCTGCTGGTGTTGGTGATTGCCACGGGAGCGTTGGTGGCGACCGCCTTGCCCACTTTTTGGGGCGAGCACTTGAGTGGCTCGATGTTGCGGTTCCACATGATGGCCAGCGGTGCGGTCGTGGTGTTGTTGCCTGTTTACGCAATCACGCGATTGTTGTTGCGACGACAACCAGAGTCCGAGTCCGCTTGGGAAATGGGAGCGTTTCGGACGCTGTTGATCTTCGGCGTGGCAACCATCGCGACGATGTTCGCTTGCATGTTGCCGATCGCCTCGACCGATGTGATGCACGATTTGGTTGAACTGCATGGCTGGGCGGGGTTTGCGATGGCGGCCGCGATCGCGTTGGTCGTTTACACGACGTTCTGCCGTGGGAAGGCGGCGTAGTCGAATTGGGCGATCTGGGGTGATGCGCGGGGGTTGCGCTCGGCCCTCCCCTCGCTTCGCTCGACCCTCCCAGGGGGAGGGTGAATGATAAGTGCCGTGATCGTTTGGACTTGCGGACCCCGTTTGCGCAGCGGTGGAGGCGGCAAGGGAGCGTGCAGTGAGATTTCCGGGGAAGGGTGAGGCGCGCCGCTTCGTGAGTTCGGGCGTTCACCTGAACGGCTTCAGGGCTTGAGGGACGAGCGCGAGCACGAAAGCTAGAAAACGCGATTCGGGGGCAGGTCGACGACGGCCCCTCCGGGGCGAGGTCGTGACGTTCGCCAGCGGTCTCGGGGCTTCCGCCCCGAGCTAACAAAGACGGCCCCGTCCGGGGCGAGTTTGTATGCCTGGCTCCGGAGGAGCCTGCGTGGGACGAGTTTGTATACGTGGCTCGGGAGGAGCCTGCATGGGGCGAGTTTGTATGCGTGGCTCCGGAGGAGCCCGTGTGGGGCGTTCGGGGTGGAGGCCCGATTGGAGATTCACCCTCCCTCTGGGAGGGTCGAGCGAAGCGAGGGGAGGGTTGTGCGTTGGATTCCATGCTCAGCCTTCCCGGGCCGGCCCGTTCGGATAAAGGAGCAAGGCGAGTGCCGATCGGTGGGAGCCGCGAGGCACCGGGCGAAGGCACTGAATCAAGATCACGGGTCGAACACGCCTGAGCAGGTTGGCTGAGCCTTGCGGCACATCTCAGCGAGGTTTTGAGATCCAGACCGCGGAGGTTTGTCCCTGCGGCGTGATGTTGAGGTTGATGAAGCTGGTCCCGGCGGGTTGGTCGTTGGACGTGACCGCTGCGATCAGGCAGTTGGGGTCCAGTTCGTTCAGGTTGCGGATTGGGAACAGTTCGCTGCCCAGGCTTTGCAGGCTGGCGATCATTTCGACCATCCCGCTGCCGGCACCGATGTTGCCGAGATGGCCTTTGGCGGTGGTGACCGGCGGTTGGTCGCCGGGGAACCCGAACACGTCGGCGATCGCACCTGCTTCGCAAGCATCGGTGTTCACGTCGGAGAGTCCGTGAGCGTGGATGTGTCCGACGTCGACTTTGCCTTCGGCGGGGGCGAAACCGTTTTGGCGGCCGGCTTGCAGGACTCCGCGAAGCACGTTGGCAAATCCCTTTCGCATCGGTTGGTCGCCCGCGGCGGGACCCACGGCGCTGGAGCTGCAAGCGATGACTTCGCCGTAGATGGTCGCACCGCGTTTTTCAGCGTGCTCCAACGATTCACACAGGAATGCGCCGGCACCTTCGCCAACGACGCTGCCGTCACGGCTGGTGTCAAACGGACGTGACATGCGGCTGGGGTCTTCTGTGTCCGCGGCCAATTTTTCTTGCATGGACGCGTGCAGCGTTCGCAGTGTGTGAACGCGAGATCCGGTGGCGCCCACGACCAAGGCGTCGGCGTGGCCACGTGAGATGGTGGAGACGGCTTCGGACAACGCCGCACCGGCGGACGCTTCGCGAAGGGTAATCGAGTTGTTGGGGCCGCGAAGGTCGTTGTAGATCGCGATGTGCGAAGCGGGCATGTTGGGCAGGTACTTCAGCAACCACAGCGGGTTGACTTTGGGCAGACCCAGGTCGCCCCACTTGGTGAAGTCGAATTCGCCATCGGTCGTGCAGGCCGCGATTCCTTCGGCGTATTCTTCCGGCAAGGACATGATGTAGTCGCAGCCGTAGACGACACCCGTGCGATCGCGATCAAAGTCGTCGGGGTTGTGGCCGCCGTGATGCAGTGCCAGTTGGGCTGCCGCGACGCCCATTTCGATTTCGCGGCACATGACCTTGCTGCCTTTGCGAATCGTTCGTTGGAGCGTTTTTTCCAGCGGCCCGTAGTCGCTGATGTGGCCGGTGAAGGCGCTGGCTTCGGCACCGTTGCTGATGGGCAAGGCGTCGGTTGGGATTTGGGTGAACGGAGCAATGCCGCTCTGGCCTTCCCGCAAGCCGTTGAGGAGGTCTTCGGGAGTGTTACCGAGCGGGCTGATCACGCCGATGCCGGTGATCACGACGCGTTGGGCGGAGGTAGCTGGCATGGACGATGGCTAACTGGATTGGTTCGTATCCAGTCACGTCAGACCGGATGGAAACGAAGCAGGAAAGGTGGACTTGGAGGGTCGGCGAAGATAGCAAATCCGCTCCCGAAGCGGGAGCCGGACTGTGACCGGGAACGTCAGAGCCCACTGCGGACCCACAAAAGGCGGGTGAGAGTGGGCTGATGATGTGGGCGTTTCCCCGGCCGAGGGGTGTCGAGATCGATGGGGACGTGATCCACAGCGAATCAATAGCGGCCGCGATTGGGGGCTGAAACGCGAGATCCGATTTGTGGGACCAGGGGGGTGGTGGTCAGGTTGTCGGAGGCACGCCCGCGAAATTCAACGAACATCAGGGCATCGGCGCGGCCGGCGGTGGTGCCTGTGATCGAGCTGAGGTTGAACAGTGGCACGCTGGATTGCGGACGCTCGGGGCTGGCCACCACGCCGCAGGACAGCAACAGGACCATGTCCGACGGCCAACGGAAGCGTTCGTGCAAACGCCAGCTGACCAGTTGAGGGACTTCGATTTTCGTCCGGTGGACTTGGTTGTTGGGAAGCGGCAGGTCGAGTTCAACCGGCACGAACTTGTCGACTTGATCGATGTTGGCGTTGATCACGCAGTCCAGCGTGCGTCCGTCGACGCTGAGCAGCGGGCTGACTTCGATTTGAAATCCTTCTTGGATCTCGCCCGTTTCAGGTTCGTACGGTGGCCAGTTGGCTGGCGATGGTTTGACGTTCAGGACGTAGTTGCGTCCCCGGGTGCTGGCCAGTTTTTCGGTTTGACCGTTGTTGGTGATCAGGTCCACGGCTTGGACTTCGCGGACATCCGTTCGAGAGCGAAGCATGTTCATGACCAAGGCAGCGTTTTCCTTCGTCAGCAACCAGGCTTGCAGGCCGGGGGATTGCACATTGACGTGCTGCATCAGCATGTGAGCGTTGCTGCGCCAGTTGGGGTTGCCAACCGTCATCAGTCGCAGGTTCATGACTTGCGGTTCTTTGTCGCCAGCGACGAAACGCTCGACGATCCCACCGATGACTTGGTGCATCTCATTGGTGTGGTAGACGTTCAGTTGGTCTCGGTCGGCACTCATGAAACCAAACGGTTCGGTGTGCCAAACGTCGGTCCCGGTTTCGCGAACGATCCAGTCAACGACGGCTTGGTGAGGCCGATCGTGTTTGGTCAGGTAGCCGGTGTAGGGGCTGAGGTCGTAAACCCGGTGTTCTTGGCCGGCTTCGCGAGGCAGTTGGCCGCCTTGGGAAAGCTGTCCACCGGAAGCACCCGCCGGCAACGCATTGCGATTGGCGGTTGTTGGGGGCGGGGTTTGCAAGCTAGGAGGTGTGTTGGCTGCGGTCGGCCCAGCGGCTCGCGGCGTGAAGCCTTGCGGAGCAGCCTGTGCTTCGGAGGTCGAAGGTCCTCGAGCCACTGAATTAGACGGGAGAGCGAAACCACCTTGAGCGTGAGCGTGGTCGCTGAGCGCGGCGGAGCCGACGGCGAACAGGCAGGCTGAGGCGAGTCCGCGAACAATTCGCGAGCGAACGTAGAAAGGGAGAATTCCCGGGAGGGTTGCTTGAGCCATGGCGGGTCGCAATTGAAAAGACGGGCATTGTTCGTGTGCGGCCCATGGGACCGCTTGCGAACATGCCTATACTGCATCGGCGAGGTCGGCAACAAGTCCGAAAGAATTGCGTGCGGGGCAGGAAAAGACGTGCGGCAGATGGATTCAGCCCTCGAACACCGCCTCTTTGATGTTCCGCACAAGGGCTTGCCGAGTCAGCGAAATCGCTCGAATGGAGTCCACTTGGACGCCCAGTTGTTGCCCGAGCTTGATCGCCAAGTCGACGTCGCGAACCCCGTGGTATTGGTTGACGACGCGACGCCCGGATTCGGGACCGGGGACGGAGATCGTTTGATCGCGAAAGCGGTAGCTGGTTTCAAAGGCATCGGCCAGCTCGTCGATCCACGCTTGGGGGACCCGTCGGAGTTGGCAGTGCGCGACGCTCCAAAGATCGTCGCCGTTGCATTCGTCCAACAACGCCAGGGCCCGGTCGTAGGAGACCATCATGAGAGGATCTGGTCGATGCGAGCTGCCATGACGAAGTCGTTTTCGCTGAGCCCACCGATGGCGTGTGTGGTCAGGGCCACACGCAGGTGGCGATACCTGGTCAAGTGCAGGTCCGGGTGGTGTTGTTCGGATTCGGCCAGTTCCGCGATGGCGTTGAGATGTCGCACGGCGGTCCGAAAGTCACCGGTGTTAAGTTGGCGGGTGATTTGCAGACCGTCCTCTTCGAGCGACCAGTCAGGCAGGTCGGTCAGGTATCGCCGAGCGGCTTCAGCGGGAACGCGATCGATCCCGCCCTCGCAGGGAACGCAGTGACGATCTTTCCAGTCGGGGGCGGAGGTGGATTCTTTCATGGGGCTGATTTTACATTTCAAGGAATGTGTTTCGTAGGTGCAAAAGTTGGGTTGATCGACGCATTTACGAATTGCCGTTAACCTGTGGTCATGAATGCACCTGCTGATTCTCCGTCCGCCGACAACGATCCCGACCGCGAAGAGGAAATTCGCCTGATCGGTTCGATTCGGGAGGGAGACCAGCAGGCCTGGCAACAATTGATTGATCGGTATGAAGGACGGCTGTTGGCGTTTGCGCGCCGGCGTCTGGGGGATCAGGCGGCCAGCGAAGATGTGGTTCAAGAGACGTTTGTTGGGTTTTTGGTTTCCCTGCCCAACTACGATTCGCGGCGAAAGCTGGAGAGCTATCTGTTCTCGATCTGCAGTTACAAGTTGACGGATCACTTGCGGCAGAGCGGTCGCCGCCCAGAGTTGCCGTTGTTGGGCCGAGGCAGTTCGTCGGGTTCGGGCAGCGGTGACAACGTGGAAGCCAGCGGAGTTCGATTGCCGAGTTCGATTTGTCGAAGCGCGGAGCGTCGCGAACTGGAACAGCACCTGGTGACCGAAGTGGTCCAGGAACAAATTGCGAATTGGCAATCGCGTGGGAACTTCGAAAAGCTCAAAGCGATTGAGCTGTTGTTTGTGCTGGGACGAGGCAATCGCGAAGTGGCCGAGCAACTGCATTTGACGCAGCAACAGGTGGCGAATTTGAAAAGCGATTTTCTGACTCGGATCGCGGCCGTCATCAAGCGAAAAGATTTGGACCTGGATGTGTTTCCAGAGCTCCGCGAAAACGCTTGAGAGTCGGTACGGATCGGCAACCGATTCGTCTCAGCAGGCACGCAGGAATGATTGGGCACAACCATGTGAGCCGTTTGGGCGTTAGCCTGGCCTGCGCGTGAAAACCGTGGCTAACGCCAACGGCTCACATACCCGATGACACCTGCGTACCTGCGTTAGCCTGGCCTGCGCGTGAAAACCGTGGCTAACGCCAAGCGGCTCCCATCCCCGATGACACCTGCTTAGCAGCCAATCGGCACATCGATTGCTCATGAAGGGAAAGCACGCATTCGTGTTCCTTTCAATCAAGTGGTGGAGTTGTGGGTTTTCTCAAGCAGACGTTTTCGGAATTTTCAAAGGATCGCTGCAGCACGTTGGCAGCGGCTTTGGCGTACTACACCGCGTTTGCTCTGCCACCGCTGTTGTATTTGATGTTGACCGTGCTGACGTTTGGTCTGTCGGTGATGTACGACAGCGAGCAAGCGACCGACAAGGCGCAAGGGATTTTGCAATCGCAAGCGTCGCAGATGATCGGTAATCCGGCAGCGGTGGACCAAATTGAAACGATCATGAACAACCACGAGCAAGCCTCAGGGAAGTGGTGGAAAACGCTGCTGAGTTTCGCCGGGATTTTGGTGGGGGCAACGGGAGTTGTCTCGGCATTGCAGGGGGCGCTGAACCAGGTTTGGGAGGTGAAGCCGGATCCGGAAAACAGTGGCATCAAGGACATGCTCGCCAAGCGGTTCTTGTCGTTTGGAATGATCCTGGGACTCGGTTTTCTGATGCTGGTTTCGCTGGTTGTGTCCTCCGTGTTGACTGCCTTGGGAGATCAGGTGGGGGGCTGGATCGGGATGTCGGAAACGGTGGCGCAGCTCGCGAATTTCGGAGTGCAGGCGGTGGTGGTGTTTGTGATCTTTGCATCGATTTTCAAATTCATGCCGGACGCGGTCGCGAAGTGGCGTGATGTGGCGGTTGGCGCAGCACTGACAACGATTCTGTTTTTGATCGGGCGATACGCGATGCAGCTGTATTTCTCGATGAGTGAACCGGGGGCTCAGCTCGGCGCTGCGGCCGCGTCACTGGCCGTGTTGTTGGTTTGGGTTTACTACACCGCGATGATTGTGTTGCTGGGGGCAGAGGCCACTCAGGTGTACGCGGTTCGCTACGGGGACGGCATCCAACCCGAACCCAAAGCGGTTCGCGTGGTGGAGCAAATCAAACGAGAGGGCGATCGCAGCTCGGCGTGATCGAAAGTTAGGTTCTGATCGCAACCGCATGGTGGCAAGCGATCAAACCAGTCCAGCGTCACGATTCTGATCTCGTTGTGTCGCTGCTGCGATAGCAGGCAAGGACGCCTTGGGTAGCAGGCCCAGGCGTTCCGCGATGACGCTGACCTCGATGCTGTCCTTGACCAAGTGCATCGGGACGCCTGCTGCCAAGCTTTGCCTGGTGAAACGATCGACCTTTTGATCGTGATCGCTGAGTGCATCTGGATCGATGTCTCGAATGAAAATCGCTCGGATGCGGTCGCCAAACTCTTCGGCCGCGGTCGCGTACAGACGCGCGTCCTCTTGACCAGAATCCCCTACCAGCACGAATGGAAGTTCAGGGAAAGCGTTCATCAGGGAACGCGTTTGTTCGAGCTTGCGATCATGACCTTGCTTGATGAATTTGTGCTGATCGATACCGAGGTCACGCAGAAACAGAGGGCCTTTGGGGATCGCGTTGCTCTGGAGGAAGTCTTCCAGCAGATCGGACAGGTTCCATGGCGACGATGAAACGTAAAAGATCGGATTCACAGCTGGCCCGAAACGGTGCCCGTCATGTTGCATCCATTCATAGAGCGAGGCAACGCCTTCCAGTGGAGCCCGGGTTCGCGCGTTGCCGAAGAAGGTCAGCTTGGCCATTGTGGCAATGTCGGTGACACCGGTTCGAAGAATGGTGTCATCAACATCGCTGACGATGGCGTACTTTGCATGACTAGGAGTTTGAAGGACGTCGCAGGTGGTGAGTGAGTCAAACGGTGTGATGCGTTCGTCATCCACAATCGCGAGATGGGCCAGCGACCAAAATTCAGACTCGGTCTTGCTGCGATTCCGTGGCAGATCGAGTTGGAAGTAGCCTTCCGCGTCGCTGGTGGTGCGACCGCTGGAGCCTGCGAAAGAACCTTCCAGGGTGACGCCGGGAATTTCGTCGCTCGCAAATCGACGCCAGGAATGCCCCAGGTTTTGCCACCATCGATCGTTGTGGAAATCAGGGTCCAAGGGCGGGTTGGCGAGAACTCGCCCGCGAAGATGAATGGTGTCGGCGGTCGCGAACCCGGTGTAAGCCTGGATCTGAGGCGTGACGCCTGGTCCCCAACGCTGGCGGATTCGCCGGATGGCCGCGTCCGCCACCTCGTCTGCCGTCCCCGCGGTGCGGGTGAGCCAGTTGCGAAGAGAGTTGGGAACCGGTGGGGGAGCAGATTGGGGCATGGATGACAGGGAGTGAACGGGAACGTGAAAGCTCTTAACCAGTTCGGCAGGAGTCTTTCAACATTGGGAATGTTTGGGGGAGCGTCGTTGCTCCTACGTACAACCGGGGCTGACGCCCAAACGGCTCACATCGTTGCACCCGATCATTCCTGCCGACCTGCTTACGTAGAGCAAATCCGGCGCCACGCTCAGCCGTCTAGCAATGCTTTGGCGATTCGAAGCAAGCGGTTCACCTTCAACGGCTTGCTCAGGTATTCGTCGAAGCCTTCACTGATCAGTCGCCGACGGGTGCCTTTCATGGCGTCAGCGGTCAGCGCGATCACTGGCAGTTCGATCCCTCGACTGCGAAGTTCGCGAACCGCGCCCAGTCCATCCAGTTCGGGCATTTGCATGTCCATCAGGCAAAGATCGAATGGCGAATCTTGCGCGATCGCCGCGACAATCATGTCAACAGCCTGGCGTCCGTTTTCGGCGACCTCGACTTCACAGCCCGCCTTTTTAAGGAAGTGTTGAGCCACGAACCGGACGTCTCGCATGTCGTCGGCAATCAAGACTCGGGAGTTCAGTTGGATGTTCTGATCAAGGGTTGTTTTCAGGTTGTCGCTGTCGCGTTCATCGTTCAGTTGAATGGTCAGGTGGCTCATCGGGCCGATTGGATCGACCGGCAACCGGATGGAAAATTCGCTGCCCTCCCCTTCGGTGCTGTTGACCTGGATGGTGCCGCCCAGGGCGTTGACGAGTCGCTTTGTGATGCTGAGTCCCAGTCCCGTGCCACCAAACCGATTGGAGATCGTGGCGTCGGCTTGGACGAATGGTTGGAAGAGCATCCGAAGCTTTTCGTCAGCGATCCCGATGCCATTGTCGACCACCTTCAATATCAAGTGGGTCTGATGCTCGTTGCATTCGGACCGGACGATCACGTCGACGCGTCCCTTGGGCGCGAATTTGATTGCGTTGGCGATCAGGTTGATCATGATCTGCCGAAGTCGGGCGGAGTCGGTGGTGATGGTTTGCGGCAGCGGTTCGCTGACATCGAAGTGCAGAGTGTTCTCGTAATCTTGCGTACGCATCTTCATGGTTTCGAAGATGTCACCCAAGAGTTCGCCCAGCGAAACGCTGTTGGTGGCGGTGGTGAATTTGTTGGCTTCGATGCGAGAGAGATCCAGCACATCCCCGAGCAGTCGCAACAGGTAGTCACCGTTTCGTTGGATGGTTGCCAAGTATTCCTGGATGGTGCTTTCGTCGGGGTCTTCCTGCAGAATCTTCGTGAACCCAAGCATCGCGGACAGCGGTGTGCGAAGTTCGTGGCTCATGTTCGCCAGGAAACGACTCTTGGCATCGTTCGCGGCGTCCGCTGCCAGTTTGGCTTCCCGGAGTTCGTTCTCGACTCGCAAGCGATCCTCGATGTCGACGAAGGTCACCACCGCTCCGATGATGGTGTTGTTTTCGTGGATCGGGTGACACCAATATTCGACCGGGAAGCTTTCGCCGTCTTTCCGGCTGAATCGTTCGTCATAACGATTGAGCGCTTCGCCCTCGTGGATCGCGCTGAGAATTTGCAATTGCTGACGATCGAATGGGTGCCCGTCCGCATCGCGAGGCTGGGCCAGATCGGCCAACTCGAGCCCAACAATTTCGCTGCCGGAACGGTAGCCCAGCATCCGGGCCGCCTTCTCGTTGCTGAAGGTGCACGTGCCATCGACGTCCAATCCGAAGATGCCTTCGGCGGTTGAATCCAAGAGGAGACGAATCGTTCGTTCATTGGTTTCCGTTTGCCTGGCCGACTCGATGCGTTCGGTCACATCGTTTTGGACGCCGACAAAATGAGTCAGTTGGTTGTGTTCATTGTGGACTGGAGTGATGTAGAGGTCATTCCAGAATGGCTCGCCGTTTTTGCGATAGTTCTTGATCAGCTCACGGACGGATTCACCACGATCCAGTGCTCGGTGAATCGTTTGGATGGTTTCTGGATCGGTCTCTGCCCCTTGCAAGAATCGGCAATTGTGACCCAGGATTTCCTGTTCGGAAAATCCGGTCATGTCCATGAAGCCTTGATTGACGAACATGATGGGGTGATCGGCCTGCGAGCAATCGGTGATCACAATCCCATTGGCAGCTGATTGAATCGCCTTGCTCAGCAGACGCATCTGTGCCTCATGCGATTTGCGAAGCGAGATGTCGCGAATTGATGCGAACAGGCATTGCCGGTTCTGCAGGGTGACGGGCGTCAATGCAATTTCGACGGGGAACTCCGTGGCGTCCTTTCGGCGATGCCAGGATTCGAACAGATCGCCGCGTTTGCCGTGGGCGTTTTCGAGGCGTTCGTCGTAGGTTTGCGGGTCCCTCACGGACTTGAAACGCGAGAGCAACTGTCCTGACAATTCCTCTTGTGTGTAACCGAGTTGCTCGCACATCTTGCGATTGGCGTAGCTGATCTTTCCCTTGTGGTCGAGCAACACGAGTGCATCGATGTTCTCATCCGCCATGAATTTGAACTTCAGGACGTCCCGCTCCGCTTTTCGAAGACCATTGACGT includes these proteins:
- a CDS encoding beta-ketoacyl-[acyl-carrier-protein] synthase family protein yields the protein MPATSAQRVVITGIGVISPLGNTPEDLLNGLREGQSGIAPFTQIPTDALPISNGAEASAFTGHISDYGPLEKTLQRTIRKGSKVMCREIEMGVAAAQLALHHGGHNPDDFDRDRTGVVYGCDYIMSLPEEYAEGIAACTTDGEFDFTKWGDLGLPKVNPLWLLKYLPNMPASHIAIYNDLRGPNNSITLREASAGAALSEAVSTISRGHADALVVGATGSRVHTLRTLHASMQEKLAADTEDPSRMSRPFDTSRDGSVVGEGAGAFLCESLEHAEKRGATIYGEVIACSSSAVGPAAGDQPMRKGFANVLRGVLQAGRQNGFAPAEGKVDVGHIHAHGLSDVNTDACEAGAIADVFGFPGDQPPVTTAKGHLGNIGAGSGMVEMIASLQSLGSELFPIRNLNELDPNCLIAAVTSNDQPAGTSFINLNITPQGQTSAVWISKPR
- a CDS encoding 4a-hydroxytetrahydrobiopterin dehydratase — its product is MKESTSAPDWKDRHCVPCEGGIDRVPAEAARRYLTDLPDWSLEEDGLQITRQLNTGDFRTAVRHLNAIAELAESEQHHPDLHLTRYRHLRVALTTHAIGGLSENDFVMAARIDQILS
- a CDS encoding RNA polymerase sigma factor, which translates into the protein MNAPADSPSADNDPDREEEIRLIGSIREGDQQAWQQLIDRYEGRLLAFARRRLGDQAASEDVVQETFVGFLVSLPNYDSRRKLESYLFSICSYKLTDHLRQSGRRPELPLLGRGSSSGSGSGDNVEASGVRLPSSICRSAERRELEQHLVTEVVQEQIANWQSRGNFEKLKAIELLFVLGRGNREVAEQLHLTQQQVANLKSDFLTRIAAVIKRKDLDLDVFPELRENA
- a CDS encoding YihY/virulence factor BrkB family protein, whose protein sequence is MGFLKQTFSEFSKDRCSTLAAALAYYTAFALPPLLYLMLTVLTFGLSVMYDSEQATDKAQGILQSQASQMIGNPAAVDQIETIMNNHEQASGKWWKTLLSFAGILVGATGVVSALQGALNQVWEVKPDPENSGIKDMLAKRFLSFGMILGLGFLMLVSLVVSSVLTALGDQVGGWIGMSETVAQLANFGVQAVVVFVIFASIFKFMPDAVAKWRDVAVGAALTTILFLIGRYAMQLYFSMSEPGAQLGAAAASLAVLLVWVYYTAMIVLLGAEATQVYAVRYGDGIQPEPKAVRVVEQIKREGDRSSA
- a CDS encoding App1 family protein, whose protein sequence is MPQSAPPPVPNSLRNWLTRTAGTADEVADAAIRRIRQRWGPGVTPQIQAYTGFATADTIHLRGRVLANPPLDPDFHNDRWWQNLGHSWRRFASDEIPGVTLEGSFAGSSGRTTSDAEGYFQLDLPRNRSKTESEFWSLAHLAIVDDERITPFDSLTTCDVLQTPSHAKYAIVSDVDDTILRTGVTDIATMAKLTFFGNARTRAPLEGVASLYEWMQHDGHRFGPAVNPIFYVSSSPWNLSDLLEDFLQSNAIPKGPLFLRDLGIDQHKFIKQGHDRKLEQTRSLMNAFPELPFVLVGDSGQEDARLYATAAEEFGDRIRAIFIRDIDPDALSDHDQKVDRFTRQSLAAGVPMHLVKDSIEVSVIAERLGLLPKASLPAIAAATQRDQNRDAGLV